Below is a genomic region from Methylobacterium sp. FF17.
CGAAGGCTAGGCCGACGCGCGGAGCCAGCCTGAGGATCGGGCCGCCGATCCTGAAGCGGTGGTCTTGCTCGACGCCGAAGGGATGGAGTGAGGCGATGACGACCTCCGTCAGGGTCGCCCAGTCCCCGCTGCCGCGTGCCAGCATCTCCGACGCCGCCGACAGGGACTTCAACCGGCTTTCCATCGCCTCCTGAGCAGCCTCAAGCGACGACGCGTTCCGGAGGGTCTGGCGTGAGATGGATTGGACGGTGGCCAAGGTGTTCTGGATGCGGTGGTTCAGCTCGCCCGCCAGCAAGTCGCGGTGCTCCTCCGCGCGCTTACGGTCCGTGATGTCCAGGCTGATCCCGGCGATGCTCAGCGGGGCGCCGTCGGCACGGTACGAAGCCTGTCCGCGCAGCTGGAGCCAGCGGATCTCACCCGAAGGCGTCACCACCCGGATCTCGATGTCGTAGTCGGAATGCCCGGCGGTGGCCGCATCCCGCGCCGCGAGCTTCCTGGCCCTGTCGTCGGGATGGATGACGGACAGCATCTCCTCGTAGGTCAACGGGTCCCTCGGCGAGCGACCCATGTTCTCCTTGAACCCGTCGGACGCCATCAGGCGCATCGCGTCCAGGTCTACCGTCCACCGGTGTCGAGCCTTCCGTCGGCAGCGTCGGCGACAGCTACGACAATGCCCTCGCCGAGACGATCAACGGGCTGTTCAAAGCCGAACTGATCCATCGGCGTGGACCATGGCGGTCGTTCGAGGCCGTCGAGTTCGCCACCCTCGAATGGGTCGACTGGTTCAACACCCGTCGTCTGCTCGAACCGATCGGGAATATCCCTCCCGCCGAGGCTGAAGCGCGCTACTATGCCCAGGCCGAGGTGCAAACCTTGGCAGCCTGAATCAAACCAAATGGCCTCCGGGAAACCCGGCGCGGTTCATACCGCCGGGAATACATTCAACATCCTTCGCCAAACCCATACGACCGAACAGCATTACCTCGGCGGCGACGGCACGCACCATCACCACGTCCTGACGGCCGTGTCGGGATCGTGGTGGAGCGGTCCCTACGACCGCCGCGGCATCGCCTGCGCCTGACAGCCGGGACGGCACGCCCAACCGCTACCACCTCCTTTCTATCGACGGCGCCAGCTACGCGACGCGCTTCGTCGCCGCTTCCGAACCGGACCGAGCGATGCGGATCACCCTCGACAGCCAGTACAACGCCCGCAGCCCGGAGGTCGCCCGGGCATACACGGTCGAGCGCCTGCTCGGCTCGCCCATCCCCGTCGAGGCCATGGGATCGACCGACCTCGTGGTCGACGTGTTCGATGGCGGCCCCCGGACGCGTGTCACCCGGCGGCTCGGCAGACGCGCGGCGGTCGCGATGGGGAAAGCACGTCAGCCCGATCCGTTCGTGACGCAGGTCTACGCCCGCAACATGGACACCAAGAAGCCCTGGGTGTCGGCGATCCCATCCTCGCACATCTGGGTCGCCTGGTTGCCTTCGGACCTTGGGCCGGGGACGCACCGGGCGGATGTCGAGGTCATGGACGAGTACGGTCGAGGGCGGCACGGGGCGATAATCATCGAGGTCACCGGTGCATGACGCCTCGGCCCTTTAGCCTCTGGTACGCTGACCCTCCAAGACGGTGCGCAGTACTGTCGGCGGGCGCCCCACCAAGTTCGCGAGCGTCGGATCGGTATTGGCGAACTCGCCCGCCCGCGCCGCTTGGTACAAGCCGAGGGTGATCTCTATGACGGCCTTGGGCGCCCCGCCTTTCCGCATCGCTGCCTCCAAGGCCTCGTCCGTGATGGTCCTGCGTTCGACCGGCTTGCCGTGTATCGTCGTTAGAAGGGTTGCGACATCAGCCAGGTCCAGCGCTTCCGCACCGGTCAACGGCGGAGTGGGTCCCTCGAATCGCCCCTCATCTACAAGCAAGACCGCGGCGGCGGCGGCCAGGTCGTCGTGGGTGGTCCACGCGACCTTGCCGTCGACCGGGGCGCTGAGCACCCCTGTATCGACTGCATCCCCAACCATCATCGTAGGTACCGTCTCGGCATAGAAGCCGTTGCGCAACGAGGTCCAGGCAATGCCGGCGTCGCGTAGCATAGCCTCGGTCTCCGCATGGGTGTGCATCGGCCGGAAGGCGGAGGATGAGCCCGCCCCCATGTGGCTGGTATAAACGACGCGCCTTGCACCCACCGCGCGCGCGGCTTCGACAGCACTTCGATGCTGGGCCACGACGTCTGCGCCGGTTCGCTCCCCGTTGGAGGAGATGATCAGGACCTGCGTAGCTCCCTCGAACGCGGATAGCAGGGTGTCGGGCCTTGCGTAGTCACCGTAGCGCACGCCTACGCCTGCTCGGACGAGCGCATTCGCCTTTCCCGGGTCCCGGGTGGTGGCGATGATCCGGTCCGGTGGCATCCGCCTCAGAAGTTGCTGGGCGATGCGACGGCCGAGTTGGCCCGTGGCTCCTGTCACGACGATCATCGACGATACGAACCCTGCGTTAGCTTTGATAACGACTCTCTGATAACGCTGATTAACGATGTAAGCAAGTTCATGCTATCGGCGATAACTTCCGAGCGATATGTTCTCGCGATGGCGCACAGCGAACCTCAGGACGACATCCCGGCTGGTACACGGGCACGCATCCTCGCTGCCGCGGCCGAACTCATTGCGGCCGGCGGGATCGAAGCGGCGACGACGCGTGCAGTGTCGACCGCGGCCGTGGTTCAGGCCCCGACGATCTACCGGTTGTTCGGCGACAAGCGCGGCCTGCTCGATGCCGTGGCCGAGCAGGCGTTCGCCACTTACGTCGCGGGGAAGGCCGCGCGGACACCGAACCCGGATCCTGTCGCGGACCTACGCCAGGGTTGGGACGACCACGTCGCTTTCGGCCTGGCCCATCCGGCAATCTTCACGCTTATCAGCATGCCGGCCGAGGGCGCCTCCTCGACCGCCGCAGCGGCCGGGCTTCAGGTTCTGCATGAAAGGGTCCGACGCGTGGCGCAGGCCGGTCGACTACGCGTCGGGGAGGAACGCGCAGTGGATATGATCCACGCCGCGGGCACCGGCACGATTCTTACGCTTCTTGGGCATCCGAGAGGCGAACACGCCGACTTTTCCGATGCCGCGCGCGAGGCGGTGATGGCTGCGGTTTTGGACGAGCGTCAAGCCTCGGCCACAGTCACGTCGGCAACGATGGCATCGGGCCTACGGTCCCATTTAGATGGCCTCGATATGCTGTCGCCGGGCGAACGCCATTTGATGGACGAGCTTCTGCGGCGCGTCGCGGATGCCGGTCGGTAGCTGCCTTTTGGAAGTTTTGCGACAAACGGCCGTGAGACCTGCCGTTCAGGCGGCCTGAGCCCTTATCTCTCGCAGGAAGCAGCTGACAAACTCATCCATACCGGTCTCGCCCATGTCGACGGACTTGGCGTTCCCGGCGGCCACGAACGTGACGTCGGTGATGCCAATTACGTTCAGGATCAACCGTAAGTACTGGGTCTCGATGTCCCGGTCTCGGATCGGGGAGCCCTCCGTGTAAATGCCGCCGGAGGCCAGCAACACGGTCGCCTTCGTGCCGGTGACAAGGCCCTTGCCGTCCATGCCGAGCGTCAGGCCCTTCCGAACGATGTGGTCGATCCATGCCTTCAGCGAGGCCGGGACGTTGTAGTTGTAGACCGGTGTCGCGATGACGAGGTGGTCAGTTGCCAGCACCTCGGACACCAACTCGTCCGATAAGCGCAGCACCTCCCTCATCTCGGCCGAATGCCGCTCGGATGGAGTGAAGTAGGCCTGGAGCCAGGGCGTGTTCACGAACGGCAGGTCGGTCTGCATCAGGTCGCGTTCGACGACCTCACCCCCCGGATGCGCCGCGCTCCAGCGGGCCACGAACCGGCGGGTAAGCGCGCGCGAGATCGAGTGGTCGCCGCGCGGGCTGGTCTCGATGACGAGGAGGCGAGGCATCGGAAGTCCCTTGATTCTGTGGGTTGGCAAAGGAGCGGTTCGGCTTGGCCCCGCCCGAATGGACGGTGGCAGGCACTCCGGTGTTCGGACCCAAGATTGCCGGTTTGACCTAGTCAGCGGGAGCGATCAAATAGTGATGCTTTCCATCGGCGCAGGTGATGGATGATCGGCAATCTCACCCTCGACCAGCTTCGTGTCCTCGTAACAATCGCCGAGACCGGCAGCTTCTCCGCCGCAGGTCGACGGCTGCGACGCGCCCAATCTGCGATCAGTCAGACCGTAGCAGTCCTTGAAGCCGCTCAGGGGGTGACGCTATTCGACCGTTCAGGGCATCGCCCGCGCCTGACGGAGATTGGCAACGTCCTCGTCGGGCAGGCGCGCCTCGTCCTGGCGAACGCCGGGCGTTTCGAGGCGATGGCTGCAGTCACGCGCGAGGGGGTCGAACCGGAACTCGCCGTGGCCATCGACCCGCTGGTGCCAACCGCCCCGCTCATCGAGAGCCTGCGTGCACTTCGTGACGCCTTCCCGCACCTAGCGGTCAGCTTCTCGACAGAAGGGCTCGGCGGCGCGGAGCGTCGGCTGCGCAGGGGCGATGCCGCGCTTTCCTTCTGCATCCTCCTCCCGTCGGTACCCGACGACATCAGGGCGCTCCCGCTGCTCGGCGCGCGGCTCGTGCCTGTCGTGGCGCCTAGTCATCCCCTAACGCAACTCGGACGCCCAGCGACCCGGGCGGACCTGGAGGAGCATGTCCAGTTGGTCCTCTCCGATCCATCCGATCCGGAGGGGCCTCGCCATGGCATTATGGGCACGAGGGTCTGGCGCTTCGTCGACCTCGGACGCCGCCTCGACTTCCTGCTGGCCGGACTGGGATGGTGCCGAATGCCCGAGCATCTCGTCGCTCCGCTTCTGAGCGACGGGCGCCTCGTCCCGCTGGTTATCGACGACGACCCAGCTCGCCTAGCCGGTCCCCTGACGGTGTATGCTGCACAGATGTGCGACCGTCCGCTCGGTCGCGCGGGTCGTTGGCTTCTCGGTGACCTGCAGGCACGCTTCGAGGACGCAATCGACTGTCGCCCCGTCTAGGGCGGGTCTATCCATGCCGATGGGTGGCTAGGCAGGGCTGGCACCCGCACAGTGTAGCATCGCGGACGGCCGCGATGGTGCCAGTCGCTGACCCCATCGCCGTTGGCCTCCATTGCGGTTGATCGGGCTTCGATAGGCGCACGGGCTCCTTGCGCTCGCCTTGGGTCGCGGCAGGTCCTTAAACGGAGGCTCTCCCGACCTTGGCCATCTGGTTGAACATGAGTTCCGGAGCAAGGCGGCTGCCGACCTTCAACGCGTTGCTGAGACCTGGACGAATCTCAAGCCTGCCCTTTTCGATTCCGGCGATGGCGCGCGCGGCAAGCACCGACACGTCCATTCCTTTCTCGCCCGGCATCAGGGCGGCGAACTCCCCGTGGAACAGGGGGGTCGCCGTGAGGGGCGGCGCCAGTTCGACCACCCTGACACCCGTCCCGTCGAGTTGGGTGCGCAGGCATCGGGTGTAGGCGTGCAGAGCCGCTTTAGTGGCCGAGTAGACTGGCGCCGCAGCAAGGGGGACGAAGGCGAGCCCGGAAGTCACGTTGATGATCATGGCGTTCCCGACGCCCTTCAGGTGCGGCAGGAACGCATCGATTAAGCGGATGGGGCCATTCAGATTGGTGTCGATTTCCCGCGTGACGTCCATGGGCCCGCTCTGCCGCCTCAGATCCAGGTGCCGCATGATGCCGGCATTGTTGATCAAGGTGTCGAGCTCCGGGAACTGGCGAAGCACGCCATCGCACAAGGCGGCCGGTGCCTGAGGGTCGCCGACGTCGCTGCGAAAGGTATGGATATCTGGCAGCGCCCGCTTCGTTGAATCGAGCCTAGCCTGGTCACGGCCGGTGACGATAACGGTGTTGCCACGGGCAAGGAGCGACTTGGCCAACTCCAAGCCAATCCCGCTCGTCCCTCCTGTGATCAAAATGGTTTTGTTTCTAAGCTTCATCGCCTGGGCCCGCCGTGTGGGTTCTTGTTTGCGAAGCCATCGATGCCATGCCACGGTATCCGGACGGAAGAAGGCACCGGAAAGTTCTATACTTACCGTACGGAGAGTGTCGGATGGATGCCCTGACGCGATTTACCCCGGAGCAGGTGGCAGCGGCGAAGCGCTACTCGGAGGCGATACCGCCAACTGACATAGACCCCCGCATCGAGCGCCTCGTCGCCGACTTGATCGGGCGGGTCGCCGACAAGTGGACGATGCTGGTCCTGGAGCTGCTGACCGATGCGGGTACCTTGCGGTTCACACGCATCGCCGAACGCATCGAGGGCATCAGCCAGAAGATGCTCACTCAGACGCTACGCCAGATGGAGCGGGACGGCCTCATCGAACGGAAGATCTATCCCGTCGTCCCGCCCAAGGTCGAATACAACCTGACGCCACTCGGCTTGACCCTCGGCGGAGCGTTCTGCGGCCTGTGGGTCTGGGCCGCCGAGAACCTGGGTGAGGTCGAACGCGCCCGGGCGGCCTTCGACAAAAAGGCCTAAGGCGAACGCCTCGGCTGGGGGCGTCATGTTGGGGCTCAACGAACAAGGCTGTCACCCTGCCACTCGACCCGCAGTTATGCTGGCTTCGTCACCGACGCTATTCGGCCGCATCGCGCAGGAAGGGTTCTTCGATAAGGGGCGCACCGCAGGCTGCCATCAGGTCGCGTAGGAGATCAAGCGCACGGTCCACGTCGGGCCGCGTCGCCAGCCCTTTCCGGTACTGGGTGCGCCCGCCGGCCACCGTGACTGCGATGTCGAAGTGACCGTCCGGCCGTTGGACGACTTGGTAGGAGACGCTGCGAGCCATCCTTTCGACCTAGCGCAACCTTCCGGCTTGGGAAGGTTGCCAGATCCACGAGCAGTGACGGGTCGGGTGCGTCCTCGGGATCGGTCGAAGTCGGCCTTGCGGCCAGGACGCTCGAACAGGGACCGGCCCGACGGCGACACGGGATGTACGCCGCGTTCCCAGCCGATGCCGGATCGGCCTCCTGGCGGAGGTCGGAAGCCTTCCGGCTTCGCGCGACAATGATGCGGTCGCGTCTAGCAAGCGAAAATTGATCGCTGCCCCAGGATCCACAATCGCGTGAGAAACACGAAGTGTAGCCGCTTGTCGGGAAAGCGCACCTCCCATAGCAGTTCAGGTTCCGTAGCCGACGACTTATGCAAATGCTCGGCTTCAGAAGAGACCTAGTCCGCTTCTCGCCATCAAACCAAGTTCAGCTTTCCACCCCGTACCGAAGTTGCGTCACGCCCGACGAATGGCTGCTTTCGGGAAGCGTCGAGGCGGGCCTGTACGTCAGGGGTGGGTCGGCACCCGTCTGTCCTGTGTGGATGGCTCCCGCATTGCAAGTGACGAATTGAGGTTCTGACGCGTTGGTCGGGTGCAGTCTTGTGTCCGGCCTGTTGATGCAGTCGTTCATGTTGACCGCTGGCCCTGATGGTATCCGCGAGCTGGGTCCCACTCTGCTTTGCGGGCTATGATGCCCTGGACTGGCGGCGGGGTGTCCCGGCTCCCGGTCTGACCGGTTCGCCATCAA
It encodes:
- a CDS encoding sensor histidine kinase produces the protein MASDGFKENMGRSPRDPLTYEEMLSVIHPDDRARKLAARDAATAGHSDYDIEIRVVTPSGEIRWLQLRGQASYRADGAPLSIAGISLDITDRKRAEEHRDLLAGELNHRIQNTLATVQSISRQTLRNASSLEAAQEAMESRLKSLSAASEMLARGSGDWATLTEVVIASLHPFGVEQDHRFRIGGPILRLAPRVGLAFALAIHELATNSVKYGSLSVDTGRIIVSWDAVDGSSPGRLWFQWQEIGGPPVSRPTRTGFGSRMIERALATKIGGTAEIEYRPRGVVFTAEAPLSEIIRD
- a CDS encoding calcineurin-like phosphoesterase C-terminal domain-containing protein; the protein is MDGASYATRFVAASEPDRAMRITLDSQYNARSPEVARAYTVERLLGSPIPVEAMGSTDLVVDVFDGGPRTRVTRRLGRRAAVAMGKARQPDPFVTQVYARNMDTKKPWVSAIPSSHIWVAWLPSDLGPGTHRADVEVMDEYGRGRHGAIIIEVTGA
- a CDS encoding NmrA family NAD(P)-binding protein, producing the protein MIVVTGATGQLGRRIAQQLLRRMPPDRIIATTRDPGKANALVRAGVGVRYGDYARPDTLLSAFEGATQVLIISSNGERTGADVVAQHRSAVEAARAVGARRVVYTSHMGAGSSSAFRPMHTHAETEAMLRDAGIAWTSLRNGFYAETVPTMMVGDAVDTGVLSAPVDGKVAWTTHDDLAAAAAVLLVDEGRFEGPTPPLTGAEALDLADVATLLTTIHGKPVERRTITDEALEAAMRKGGAPKAVIEITLGLYQAARAGEFANTDPTLANLVGRPPTVLRTVLEGQRTRG
- a CDS encoding TetR/AcrR family transcriptional regulator, with the translated sequence MAHSEPQDDIPAGTRARILAAAAELIAAGGIEAATTRAVSTAAVVQAPTIYRLFGDKRGLLDAVAEQAFATYVAGKAARTPNPDPVADLRQGWDDHVAFGLAHPAIFTLISMPAEGASSTAAAAGLQVLHERVRRVAQAGRLRVGEERAVDMIHAAGTGTILTLLGHPRGEHADFSDAAREAVMAAVLDERQASATVTSATMASGLRSHLDGLDMLSPGERHLMDELLRRVADAGR
- a CDS encoding FMN-dependent NADH-azoreductase, whose amino-acid sequence is MPRLLVIETSPRGDHSISRALTRRFVARWSAAHPGGEVVERDLMQTDLPFVNTPWLQAYFTPSERHSAEMREVLRLSDELVSEVLATDHLVIATPVYNYNVPASLKAWIDHIVRKGLTLGMDGKGLVTGTKATVLLASGGIYTEGSPIRDRDIETQYLRLILNVIGITDVTFVAAGNAKSVDMGETGMDEFVSCFLREIRAQAA
- a CDS encoding LysR family transcriptional regulator, which translates into the protein MIGNLTLDQLRVLVTIAETGSFSAAGRRLRRAQSAISQTVAVLEAAQGVTLFDRSGHRPRLTEIGNVLVGQARLVLANAGRFEAMAAVTREGVEPELAVAIDPLVPTAPLIESLRALRDAFPHLAVSFSTEGLGGAERRLRRGDAALSFCILLPSVPDDIRALPLLGARLVPVVAPSHPLTQLGRPATRADLEEHVQLVLSDPSDPEGPRHGIMGTRVWRFVDLGRRLDFLLAGLGWCRMPEHLVAPLLSDGRLVPLVIDDDPARLAGPLTVYAAQMCDRPLGRAGRWLLGDLQARFEDAIDCRPV
- a CDS encoding SDR family oxidoreductase, with product MAKSLLARGNTVIVTGRDQARLDSTKRALPDIHTFRSDVGDPQAPAALCDGVLRQFPELDTLINNAGIMRHLDLRRQSGPMDVTREIDTNLNGPIRLIDAFLPHLKGVGNAMIINVTSGLAFVPLAAAPVYSATKAALHAYTRCLRTQLDGTGVRVVELAPPLTATPLFHGEFAALMPGEKGMDVSVLAARAIAGIEKGRLEIRPGLSNALKVGSRLAPELMFNQMAKVGRASV
- a CDS encoding winged helix-turn-helix transcriptional regulator, translated to MDALTRFTPEQVAAAKRYSEAIPPTDIDPRIERLVADLIGRVADKWTMLVLELLTDAGTLRFTRIAERIEGISQKMLTQTLRQMERDGLIERKIYPVVPPKVEYNLTPLGLTLGGAFCGLWVWAAENLGEVERARAAFDKKA